CTGGCTCACCACACCCTGCTCGAACTCGCCCTGGAGACCGGCCGGACCCACCAGATCCGCGTGCACCTGGCGCACATCGGCCTGCCGATCGTTGGCGATCCGTTGTACGGCGGGGGCCTGAAGCTGCCACGCGGCGCCAGCGAGGCGCTGCGCGCCGCCTTGCGCGGCTTCCGGCGCCAGGCGCTGCATGCCTGGCGCCTGCGTTTCACCAGTCCCGCCAGTGGCGAGGAAGTCCAGGTCGAGGCGCCGCCGCCGGCCGATCTGCAGGCGCTGCTCGCGGCGCTCCGCGATGGCTGAGCGCGACGACTGGCTGTTGCCCGACTGGCCGGTGCCGGCGCCGGTGCAGGCCGTCGCGACCCTGCGCTGCAGCCCGGGACGCTCGGCCGCGCCGTTCGGTCCCTGCAACCTGGGCAGCCGCTGCGGCGATCTCGGTGAGGACGTGGCGGCCAACCGGGCGCTGCTGGCCGATGCGCTTCGGCTGCCGTCGACGCCGGTCTGGCTGCAGCAGGTGCATGGCAGCCAGGTCCACGTTGCGCAGGCGCCGGCGCAGCGTGGCGCCGGACCGCGCGAGGAGCCGGTCGCCGATGCCGCGGTCAGCCGCGAACCCGGCGTGGTGCTTGCGGTGCTGACCGCCGACTGCCTTCCGGTCCTGCTGGCCGACCGCGCCGGCACCGTGGTGGGCGCCGCCCACGCCGGCTGGCGCGGCCTGGCGGCCGGCGTGCTGGAGAACACCGTCGCGGCGATGGCCTGCGACCCGGCAGGCCTGGTGGCCTGGTTGGGAGCGGCGATCGGCGCCCGCAACTACGAAGTCGACGCCACGGTGCGCGACGCCTTCCTGGCGGTGGATGAGGGTGCCGCAACGGCGTTCCAGGCGACCCGTCCCGGGCACTGGACCTGCGACCTGTATGGCCTCGCGCGGCGCCGGCTGGCGACCGCCGGCGTGACCGGCGTCCACGGCGGCGGGCTGTGCACCTACGCGGATCCGGCCCGCTTCCATTCCTTCCGCCGCGATGGCGCGAACAGCGGTCGCCAGGCGACCTTGGTCTGGCTGGCGAACCGGGACTGACCGCTGCTTCCGTGCGGCGGCGCGGTGCGGTCCGCGTCCGCACCGGACGGCGGCTGCCTCAGCTCCCGCCTGCACCGGCGACGTCCGGCCAGCGCGACTGCAGCGATGCGCCGGCGTGCTCCTCGGGGCATTGCACCGAGCGGTTGCGGCCGCCGGCCTTGGCCAGGTACAGGGCGCGGTCGGCGCGTTCGCGCATGCTGTCCAGGTCGTCGCCGGCGCGGTTGCGGGCCAGGCCGATCGACACCGTGAGGTCCGCCAGGTCGTCGCGTGCGCATTCGTGCTGCACCCCGCGGCGGATGCGCTCGGCGATGGCCGGACCGGCGCCGGCATCGCCCCCTGAGATCAGCACGGCGAACTCGTCGCCGCCGAGCCGGCCAATCAGGTCGCGCGGCCGCAGATAGCGTTCGAGGCAGGCGACCAGGGCAGCCAGGGCGCGGTCGCCGGTGGCGTGTCCGTGGCGGTCGTTGATCGACTTGAAACCGTCCAGGTCGACCAGCAGCAGACAGGCCTTGCCGGGCGCGGCGCGGCGCAGCCGCCGCTGTGCCGCCTCGATGAAGGCGGTGCGCGAGGCCGCGCCGGTGAGGTCGTCGACGGTGGCCTGGCGGTGCCAGCGCCGCACCGCCCGTTCGGTGCCGGCCAGCACGAAGGCGAGCGTCGCCGTCAGCGGACCGAGCAGGGCCAGGCCCAGCACCAGGCTGTGGCTGGTCGGCTGGGCCAGCCAGATGCGCTGCCGGGCGTTCTCGGGCGCCAGCAGCAGGATGGCGGCGCGGCCGCCCAGCAGCAGCGCCGACAGGCCGAAGGAGGTGGCCAGCAGCCCCATCGGCACGTCGAGGCGGCGCCGGCGCGGCACGTCGCCCAGGCAGGACACGGCGGTGGCGGCGGCGGCCAGCGCGCACATCAGGCTGAGCAGGCCGGTGCGCATCGGTGTTTCCGGGGACAGCACGTACCAGCCCAGGGTGGCCAGCGCCACCGCCAGCACCGGCAGGTACTGCCAGGCGGCCGGGGCGATATGGCCGCGCAGCACGAGCACCGCATGCAGGTGGCCGATGAAGGCGGTCATGATCAGCGGCTTGGCCAGCACCGCCCAGGCCGGCGGCAGGACCTCTCCGGCCAGTTCCAGCAGGCACCAGCCCAGCGGTCCGGCAATCAGCGCGAACGCCCATTGCCGCAGCGCCGGCGCCAGCGGCCTGGGCTGGCGTCGCGCGGCGTCGACCAGGGCGGTCGCCATGACCGAGGCCAGCACGAGCAGGATGACGGCGGTGGCGAGGGGATCGACGTGCATGGTGCCGGGTCGCGCGGTGGCGGTGACGCTAGCACGGATGCCCCACCGGTCATCGCCAAGGGGGGGGGCGGCGGTCGGCGGCCGCCGGGGCGCCCCCTCGGCCTGGTCCCGGGACCGCGATAGCCGTCACACAAGGCAAGGAAGCGGCGCTATGCTCATTCACACATGCATCTTGCATGTCCAGGGAGGCCGTGAATGGCGAGCGATCGAGTTGCGGCGCGGTGGCTGCCGGGCTGGGGGCTCGCCCGTGGCCCGCGTGCTCCCTGGGCCGCCCTGCTGGCGCTGGCCCTGGCCTGCCTGTCGTCGCCAAGCCTGGCCGAGGAAGAGTGGGCGTACCGGGTCATGCCGGGCGATTCGCTGTGGAAGATCAGCCAGCGGCACCTGACCGGTTTGCAGTGGGTCGGCCCGTTGCAGCGACTCAACGCGGTCGCCGATCCGTACGCGCTACCGCCCGGCAGGGAATTGCGGGTTCCGTTGGCGTGGACGAGACGCAGCCCTGCGCAGGCCGTTCTCGAAACCGTGACTGGCGAAGTCGGACTGGCCGCCGGCGGCGTTGCTGCGATCGCGCCGGCGCGTGCGGGGCAGACGTTATCCAGCGGCGACCGCCTGGTCACCGGCGCCGACGGCTACGTGCTGCTGCGTTATCCGGACGAGTCCAGCACACAGGTCTTCGGGCTGTCGGAACTGGCCCTCCAGGAACTCGAGATGCTGGGAGACCAGGCGCAACTGCGCATCCGCCTCGTGCTCGACGAGGGCCGCTCCGAGCACCAGGTCGAGCCGGTCGCCGTCGGTCGCAGCAACGACATGCGGGTTCGCGCGCCGTACGCGACGACCTCGGTGCGGGGCACGCACTTCCGCGTCGCCTCGCAGGCCGAGGCGGGCGTATCCCTGGTCGGCGTGCTGCAGGGTGCCGTACACGCCAGCGCGACGCCGTCGGCCGACCGCGGGCTGCAGGTCGTCCAGGGGCAGGGCGTGGTCGCCCGCGCAGGCGACCAGCCGCTGCGTGCGGTCGCGCTGCTGCCAGCGCCCGTGCGGGCGGCCGATGGCGAGCCGCTGCAGCGCTTGCCGCTGGTCCTGCGGCTGCACCCGGTCGAGGGCGCGGTCGCCTACAGCGGCGACGTGGCGCTGGACCCCGAACACCATGCCGTGGTCGCCGGCTTTGCCGGCAGCGATACCGAGCTGGTCCTGCCTGATCTTCCCGACGGCGAGTACTGGCTGCGCGTCCGCGCGATCGATGCCGATGGCCTGGAGGGCCTGGATGGCGGCAGCCGCCTGGTGGTCCACGCGCGGCCCGAGCCGCCGTTCCTGACCGCGCCGGTCGCAGGAACCGTGGTGGCGACCGGGCGCCCGGTGCAATTCCGATGGACCAGTCAGGCGGACGCGATCGGCTACCGGTTCGAACTGGCGCGCGCCGGCGACGGCGCGCCCGAAGCGCTGGCCGAATGGACCGATGTCGCCGTGGACGGTCCGGCGATCGAGCTGACCTGGCGCGCGCCGCTCGGTACCGGCCGCCACCTGTGGCGGGTCCGCTCGGTCGCCGCCTCCGGCAGGGTCGGGCCGTTCGGCGACTGGCAGGCGCTGGAGGCCGTTCCGCCCGGCCCCGGCGTGTCGCCGCCCGCGCTGCAGACGCGCAGCCTCAGCCTGGCCTGGTCGGACAGCGGGACGCAGATGCGCTACCGCCTGCAACTGGCCAGGAACGCGCAGTTCGATCCGCTCCTGGTTGACGAGGTGGTGGACCAGCCCGGCTACACCATGGCCAGGCCCCGGCACGGGACCTACCACGTCCGGGTTGCGCGCATCACGGCGACCAACAGCCAGGAGCCGTGGGGTACGGCGCAGCAGTTCGAGGTGCCCAGGTTGCCGCCGAAATGGCTGCTGGGGCCGGCCGGCTTCCTCCTGCTCCTGCTGCTCTAGCGCCGGGCCGATGAACGCGCGGCGCCAGGCGGCCCGCATGCCCAGGCGGCTCACGGCCCTGGCGGCGGCCCTGTGTGCGGCCGTGGTGCTGTCCTGGTCCGGGCTGACCGCCGGACTG
This region of Lysobacterales bacterium genomic DNA includes:
- the pgeF gene encoding peptidoglycan editing factor PgeF, with protein sequence MAERDDWLLPDWPVPAPVQAVATLRCSPGRSAAPFGPCNLGSRCGDLGEDVAANRALLADALRLPSTPVWLQQVHGSQVHVAQAPAQRGAGPREEPVADAAVSREPGVVLAVLTADCLPVLLADRAGTVVGAAHAGWRGLAAGVLENTVAAMACDPAGLVAWLGAAIGARNYEVDATVRDAFLAVDEGAATAFQATRPGHWTCDLYGLARRRLATAGVTGVHGGGLCTYADPARFHSFRRDGANSGRQATLVWLANRD
- a CDS encoding GGDEF domain-containing protein, with protein sequence MHVDPLATAVILLVLASVMATALVDAARRQPRPLAPALRQWAFALIAGPLGWCLLELAGEVLPPAWAVLAKPLIMTAFIGHLHAVLVLRGHIAPAAWQYLPVLAVALATLGWYVLSPETPMRTGLLSLMCALAAAATAVSCLGDVPRRRRLDVPMGLLATSFGLSALLLGGRAAILLLAPENARQRIWLAQPTSHSLVLGLALLGPLTATLAFVLAGTERAVRRWHRQATVDDLTGAASRTAFIEAAQRRLRRAAPGKACLLLVDLDGFKSINDRHGHATGDRALAALVACLERYLRPRDLIGRLGGDEFAVLISGGDAGAGPAIAERIRRGVQHECARDDLADLTVSIGLARNRAGDDLDSMRERADRALYLAKAGGRNRSVQCPEEHAGASLQSRWPDVAGAGGS
- a CDS encoding FecR domain-containing protein, whose amino-acid sequence is MASDRVAARWLPGWGLARGPRAPWAALLALALACLSSPSLAEEEWAYRVMPGDSLWKISQRHLTGLQWVGPLQRLNAVADPYALPPGRELRVPLAWTRRSPAQAVLETVTGEVGLAAGGVAAIAPARAGQTLSSGDRLVTGADGYVLLRYPDESSTQVFGLSELALQELEMLGDQAQLRIRLVLDEGRSEHQVEPVAVGRSNDMRVRAPYATTSVRGTHFRVASQAEAGVSLVGVLQGAVHASATPSADRGLQVVQGQGVVARAGDQPLRAVALLPAPVRAADGEPLQRLPLVLRLHPVEGAVAYSGDVALDPEHHAVVAGFAGSDTELVLPDLPDGEYWLRVRAIDADGLEGLDGGSRLVVHARPEPPFLTAPVAGTVVATGRPVQFRWTSQADAIGYRFELARAGDGAPEALAEWTDVAVDGPAIELTWRAPLGTGRHLWRVRSVAASGRVGPFGDWQALEAVPPGPGVSPPALQTRSLSLAWSDSGTQMRYRLQLARNAQFDPLLVDEVVDQPGYTMARPRHGTYHVRVARITATNSQEPWGTAQQFEVPRLPPKWLLGPAGFLLLLLL